One segment of Neisseria mucosa DNA contains the following:
- a CDS encoding SH3 domain-containing protein: protein MKKMALFLTVLLSSAAAQAADYFLPHTECDGSANVRVAPDTRSKIMTVLNYESRKHKILRKQGKWFHIQLDGIRTGYVHQSQGFIVHNYVVASPDGSANVRNNSYPEEPIGQGEIIKTLPNGTRVQIAPAFRKGDWLWYSNQGAYTEKDEYGHHVSIQGYIHKSQLRRME, encoded by the coding sequence ATGAAGAAAATGGCACTGTTTTTAACGGTTTTACTGTCGTCGGCCGCAGCCCAAGCCGCTGATTACTTTTTGCCTCATACCGAATGCGATGGCTCTGCAAACGTTCGTGTTGCTCCTGATACACGCAGCAAAATCATGACGGTACTGAATTATGAAAGCAGAAAACACAAAATACTCAGGAAACAGGGTAAATGGTTTCATATTCAATTAGATGGAATCCGTACAGGCTACGTCCATCAAAGCCAAGGTTTTATCGTGCACAATTATGTTGTCGCCAGCCCTGACGGATCGGCAAACGTCCGTAACAACAGCTACCCCGAAGAACCGATCGGGCAAGGCGAAATCATCAAAACACTCCCAAACGGAACACGTGTACAGATCGCCCCAGCCTTCAGAAAAGGCGACTGGTTGTGGTACAGCAATCAGGGAGCTTACACAGAAAAAGACGAGTATGGTCATCATGTTTCGATTCAGGGTTATATCCATAAAAGTCAACTTCGACGCATGGAGTAA